Proteins encoded by one window of Rhodamnia argentea isolate NSW1041297 chromosome 6, ASM2092103v1, whole genome shotgun sequence:
- the LOC115756106 gene encoding type IV inositol polyphosphate 5-phosphatase 9: MWTRLVANKILKMGLGSNNFVADYPIDVPDSLLDFPILEEPSLGGGKNILNHHKDTLKYKVFVSTWNVGGTAPEEDLVMEDFFDTSGDSYDIYVLGFQEIVPLKASNVLGSENTNICMKWNSLIRMALNGSRNCRHGSDCEKKRMHGPEFRCVISKQMVGIFISVWVRGDLRPYISHPSVSCVGCGVMGCLGNKGSVSVRFQWHETSFCFVCTHLASGGREGDEKCRTSNAAEILSRTTFPRGPLLNLPRKILDHDRVILLGDLNYRISLPEAATREPVDRKEWNTLLDKDQLMMELMNGQVLQGWHEGKIKFAPTYKYIPNSDLYYGCFQRKKGEKRRSPAWCDRIIWCGKGLKQHLYTRGESRLSDHRPVKAIFTAEVGVSQTLRGLQSLFLSKRFNQLTTRFEVSSKDDGLLCKGRSSFQI, encoded by the exons ATGTGGACCAGACTGGTAGCTAACAAGATCCTGAAGATGGGATTGGGGAGCAATAACTTCGTCGCCGATTACCCCATCGACGTCCCAGACTCTCTCCTCGACTTCCCCATATTGGAAGAACCCTCCTTGGGCGGTGGCAAGAACATCTTGAATCACCACAAGGACACCCTCAAGTACAA agtttttgttAGTACTTGGAACGTGGGCGGGACAGCACCGGAAGAAGATTTGGTGATGGAGGACTTCTTCGATACGAGCGGTGACTCCTACGATATCTACGTTCTGGG ATTTCAAGAGATTGTGCCGTTGAAGGCGTCCAATGTTCTAGGGTCCGAGAACACGAATATCTGCATGAAATGGAATTCGCTCATCAGAATGGCCTTGAACGGAAGCCGGAATTGTCGCCATGGATCCGACTGTGAGAAGAAGAGGATGCACGGGCCAGAGTTTCGTTGTGTTATCAGCAAACAAATGGTGGGGATATTCATCTCGGTGTGGGTTCGCGGCGATCTCCGTCCCTACATTAGTCATCCGAGCGTTTCGTGCGTCGGTTGTGGCGTTATGGGCTGCCTAGGCAACAAG GGGTCGGTTTCAGTTCGGTTTCAATGGCATGAGACGAGCTTCTGTTTTGTGTGCACTCATCTTGCCTCCGGAGGCAGAGAAGGCGACGAAAAGTGTCGGACGTCCAATGCGGCAGAGATTTTATCCCGGACAACCTTTCCTCGGGGCCCTTTGCTTAATTTACCTAGGAAAATTTTGGACCACGA TCGGGTTATTTTGCTCGGGGACTTGAATTACCGGATTTCCTTGCCAGAAGCGGCCACGCGAGAACCGGTGGACAGAAAAGAATGGAATACATTGCTAGACAAAGACCAG CTGATGATGGAGCTGATGAACGGGCAAGTGTTACAAGGTTGGCACGAAGGGAAGATCAAATTCGCCCCCACATACAAATATATTCCGAACTCTGACTTGTATTACGGATGCTTTCAAcggaaaaagggagaaaaaaggcGTTCTCCAGCATG GTGTGACAGGATAATTTGGTGCGGGAAAGGATTGAAGCAACATCTGTACACACGGGGCGAATCGAGGCTGTCCGACCACAGGCCGGTGAAGGCAATCTTCACCGCGGAGGTCGGGGTTTCGCAAACGTTGAGAGGTCTTCAGAGCTTATTTCTATCCAAACGGTTCAATCAGCTCACGACCCGATTCGAGGTCTCGTCCAAGGACGATGGATTGCTATGTAAAGGCCGGTCCAGCTTCCAAATTTGA